In the genome of Passer domesticus isolate bPasDom1 chromosome 2, bPasDom1.hap1, whole genome shotgun sequence, the window aagtatatttttctaGGGTTGCTGGATAAAAACAATTATACAAAGTTTAAATTCCAATGGGAAAACATACTGTGGCAGATGCTGGCAAAATTTTTGAATATTGCTTTTTCAAGAATTGTTATTAGTGAAAAGTTAAATCTCCATATGTTCTGGAAATATTTTGCCATATACTGAAATGcacattggattttttttttctatttacaaAGTATATACAAAGAAGCACACATCTCTTCATGCACATGTagtgaaaaataatgttttgtaACTTCTTAAATGTATGAAAGTCTACAAAAGATTATTCAAAACTATTCATATTTCAATATATATGTGAAGGTATTTATCTGAGTAATTGTACTGTATAACTGCTTATTATTCCATCAGTGACCAAAAGGTGGTATCTACTACTTAAAACACCAAACCCAACAACAGCCAGAAAATCACTTGGGTAACTTGTTCACTTTGGTTTCAGTTTGGGAAGTGTTATTCATGGCTTCTGCACAAATGAATAATCTCACTGGTGAAGAGCTCTGCCATGGCTGCCTGCACTGTTTTTAGCTATTTTTGTGCAGGTCCAAACTTCTGTGTGCTTCAAAGCAAAAGTCTTTTTCCATAATGGATTCTGAATACTGTCTCAACATTTCCATTGCCACACAAACCATGTGTGGAAAGATGAGTAATATTTATTGCCAATTTGTTGGCCTCAGTTTTGCTGATTGCTTTGCTTTAGTCAAGGCACATTGGGTACTTGAAGGAATAATTGCTAGAGTTCATCACAGGCAAGTGTGAGCCTGTTGGGTGTCATGAATCAGTGGAGGTTACTGGCATTATCCACAGAAGCAAAAACTATTTTAGGGAAAAAtggctggaaaaaaattatattaaggGATCTGATAAAGCAAACCACTTCTTATGTTCTGTGTGGAAAATTTGAGTTGATGCAGTACTACAGTGAGAAGGACTGAGGGTCTTGAATGAAAGGGACTCCTAAATGAATGAATTAGTTCACCACAGAGCTTGACCCTTAAAAATAACGCATTAATAAAAAATCTTGGTAACAGTCTCACTGTATAAATACTTTCATGGCACACCTGCTATAGTCTGACATTTTGATTTGACATTGATTACAATTATTTCAACATTCAAAATTATATGCTATAACAAGAAGTGCTGTATTCCAATACTGAGGCTACTAATTAAACACAATGTCCTTATCTATATGTCTGACCTTCATTAAACTAAATCTAATTTAAAGCTAATCTCCTGCTACACTTAACAGAACAATGCCACCTCTCAAAAATGTAATAACTGGATGGAGGGGGCTTGAACCACACATCCTGTAACATGCTAATTCTCTAACTCCCCAAACTGCTTATTGACTATAATGTAATACATAATAAAAGCTTCAGTTTATGAATAGGTGATCCTTTTATAAACAGAAATTGATTTTGTACGTCCTTCAATAGTAGGAATACTATTTAAAATGAgaaccagcagaaaaaaaatcctaatgcATGCACAAATCTGCAGGCAGAGTAACTGGCACCATGTTGTCCCACATCTTCTGACACCTGTAGCCATATTTGAGACCCCCCCACTAAAACACATTGAAGTATGTTTATTTCTTGCTGTATTTACACATACTATTAAGCTAAGTCCATTAGATGTTTTGAGACTCTGAGGAAATAGAAATAGAGATTAAAAAGTCATAAATCCACTTTCAGGGTCCTCATAGGATGCTCCTTGAAGTTTAACTTCACAGCTGTTCCAGCTCAGACACAACTGCTCAGAAGGTGTGAAATGATGCCATTTTTTCCCAGCTGGATTGGAAACCATGCAACACTGAAGACCAGACTATGTTTGATGAGAATCAGCAGGGGAGTGTAAGGGAAGCATTCAGCTTTAGTGCTGAGAGAAACAGCTCCAGTCCCTAAAACAAAGAGACAGAAGAGTGGTTATATACGTTCATAAGAAACCTGTATGCACTTCTATATTTGACTAAACACTAAAAGAGTAGAAGTATACTTACTGCTTGCTGTAAAATTCACCTAAACCTTTATTAAAACCCACATTAAAAAGCTTAGActtgtgtgtacatatataaaatatactatactctgatttttaattattgtatttcaaaagaataaaacaacAGTGGCCTATGAAAGACTGTAATACATCTTCAGGCAGTACAAAGACCATCCTTGcctcaaaatatttcaaaaagacaTGAAAGATGAAGAGCAGATGGGAAAAAATGATATAGACTGAGATGACATTATTTGTCTTGGAGTTGTGCAGCTGGCCCGTGTTCATCCTGAAAATACATCTCAAGTAAGCCTAGTCCCATGAACACTACTGAAATTTCTCTGCCAAAAATGCACACATAATGATGCACTCTAGAGTCTGAATGGGGAGAAATTGTACAAAATGAATCAGTAGGGTCTgttataggaaaaaaatgaagaaaaaaattaaccctcCTGAAGACCttgattatttaaaattatacaCAAATCTCAGTAGTAATAGAGGACAGCAGAAAACTATTAATGCATACAGGATTTTGAGATGCTAGAAAAGCTGTCTCCATACATATAGGAATCAATAAGAAAATTTACAGTTCATATACCATAACACGTATAGTGAAATAAAAGCTAATTTTTGTAGTCATATTTTGAAATCCTGTGGTTCTTTTGATCTAAGAAAATTCTTAAATAATATTAATTGCATACCTCTGAAGTTGATGCATGGTTTAGTGGGAAAACACCCacaaatttctgatttttaacaTCTTGTCAATACAGAAATGCACTCCCTTAAAACATCACAAACTGCTGGGAACTAGCAGTGCTGAGATCTAAAGTTGTATCCATGTCACTGTCCCCCTCCTACACACAGCTACAGAATATGACTGTCACCAAACGATATTGGGCTCTACCAAAATAAAAGTGTCAGTGCTGCTATCTGACACATGGGCAGGTAGTGTCCAGCATTATTACAGACAAAACTTGACACTGTACATAACACATTGAGAGAAAGATGTGCCACCTGGATAAGGCTGATGTGGTCAGTGACACAGCAGATTTTTAGGGTGATAAGTTCCACTGAAGTCAATGGCAAAACCATTCTTGGTTTAACAGTCAGTTCCCTTTTTACAGCCCTTTCCTTGTCCCTTTCCTCCTCTTGACAATGGCACCTAAACAATTAAGGCCGTATTCACAAAGAAACTACTGCACTTACACACTTTCAGAATATGTGTGGGTTTTGCTAAATACTAATTACTTTCTGCTTCATATTTAGGAACAACATAAAAGTGTTAATGCAAACCAAATGGAAGAGGATCAAAGGAATGCAGTTTTACTTCTGCAGATGGCCCAAAATGTTAATAATTACAGATAGCATAATTTTCTTAATTAAGTTTGGTGCATTATTAATATTAGTGGCAACTTCTTGTGTTTCTGCCTCTGAGTTCATGCACAGGAGGCTGTTTCACCTTTCCAGCCACAGCCTGCACAGGCCTGGAGTAGCAACACCACTTGCTGTCAGAACACAGGCCATTATTTGGGATCCTTTCACAGATTAGTCACTTGAAGCTCCGGATTACTTCCAAAAacagaaaattccattttaaaaatatggagCACAGCAAATATTCAAAAAGATATAATGATGAAGCAGCAGCAATGTGACTTTTTGCAACAGTTCCATTGTTACATAGTTGAAACAACTGTTTATCACCTCTTTGCATTTTGACCTCAGACCTGCATTTTCTCTGAGCTTTTATAGATAAAGTTGCATTTTATGGACTAACTTACATTCTATCTGATGACATGGCATTATGAGTCATTTGAGATTCTCTTATGTTTCTAGTACTACTGCAGTAACTCCACAGAAAGgccttgtaaatatttttagatgAACACTCGTACGTCTTTTATGCTTTGTTTGCAATAAGCAAAGCCAATTCCTCAGTTCTCACTCATAAACAAAGGCTAGCCTCACACAATGGTTTGGTCACAAGGCTGACtgaatttttctcttaaaatttaACGAAAAAATATCCTTTATAAAAGCTGACTGATGTACAGACTTACCCCTGTATTCTGAGTAATATTTCAACACCACAGTTTGTGTAATTACACCTTTCAAATTTAGTTAATGATTAAAAAATGTGAAACTACTGGATCTCTTGTAGAGGtttaatttatttcagcaaTAGCTAGGTGTAACCTATGGAGAAATATAACCCTAGAACTTCTTACAATTCTATATTTATCTAGCTCTACATGCCTGGAGCATTCATTCTGATTCCTTTGTAGTTGTTTTTTACCTCTTTATCAGTCCGTAGAGTCATTTGTTGTTCCATTACACTTTGTCTTTGGCTGGCCTTCAGCAGTCACCGAGTTCTGAAGTGATGAAACTTCTGTGCATGTTCTATGTTCGGAGATTTCAAAGGGCTTTGCAACATTTCCAGCAAGAGACTTAGCTGAAATAAGTACTTCACTTGGTTCCTGGTTATTATCCACTTCAACAGCGGCTGCATTTTCAGTCTCAGGGCTGCAGGATTCTGCAGATCCTCCAGCCAGTTCTGAATATGATTCACAGATAGAAATGATGTCACAACAAGCTGAGTTTTGCATAAGAGGCCAAGCATCTGGAATGTCTCCACAGGCAGAGCGTGAAAGAGAACCAAGGAAAGCAGGAATCATTTCTCCAACAGAATCAGAAGCTCTGCAGAAGGATAAAAGGCACATAATTTACAAAGCATTCCAGAAAATATTATCAGTATTTTAATTGCTGATAATTTGTAACCGGCATTTCAAGAAGGTTTAACAGGGTCATATTGATACTCTTAGAGACATCCTGTACAAACTAAATCTATTGAGAAGGAATACAATTTGTTCCTTGGCTGGAAATGACAAAAGCTCTGGTGGCCAATACTTCGGACAGTGAATCCAGGATTCCACAAAACATGAACTacagctggggttgtttagggTCAGAAATATGACAAAAAATACTATAGTAATGTTCAGGTACAAACACTGTCACAAAGAAGaaggatggggtttttttctcagtgcATGGATAGGAGAGTATTAAGACAAGGTATAACAGGCTTAAAGTGCAGGAACAAAGATGGTTGGGTAGAGTCTAGAATCTTCAACAATGGgggggtttggttggtttgttttttttctcccccaaattGTAGATAGACAAATATCTAATGGAAGCAAAAGAAGTAAAGTGGCTTCAGACTGGGAGAATGGAATAGGCCACAAGGCTTCTTGAAACTGTTTGCTTTAAATCTGAAAATGCATTCACTTTAGATTTTTCAGTTTGTTCGGTCTAGCCTCCAAAATGTAAAAAGTTTTTCTTCTATTCTCTTTTACATGTAAAGGACATAATGTTAAAGAATCGCaagcattatttttattttatggaaaatgGAAGAAAGTGTAAGTGGAAACTCAGTATTATCTACCTCAAGTGTATTTAAAGTGCATGATAATAGTGACATGTGCCAAACACTGTTGAAAGTCCAGTAGTGTTTTTCACTATATATATACCAAAATAAGTATTAACAAAACCAGGAAGTTACACCAATGTTTTATTTCCAAAAACCGtctacagatttttaaaaatgcaaggGCTATATTAAGTCTGATATGCACTGTGACAAAACTCGTCCCATATTAACATGCCTAGAACAGTTTTTAAGTAGCCTTACTAATTTCCAAAACATGACACTTTATTAGCTTTGCTATACacaaaaagcattttcagaGTTGAGGCCAAAAGTCAGGACATTGCACCACAATTGAAGGAAATACATTATTCTGGCAAAGGAAATTGGCACAAGCTCCATTTCTACTGGAAGGAACCACAGGATCTTTGATGTCCCCATAGCATGGATattacagttatttttaaaGCCTTAACCAAAAGATTCCTCAAAAAGTACACAACTCTCAATTTGTCAGCCTTGGTGGTATACAAGGATGACTCAAGCTTGTTGGTATTTAAACAAGTTGTTATTGAAAACTTAGATATTTGTACTTAGGTCGCTAAGTCACCTAGCACAAACAATACTTATGAAGAAGCCGCCTCTACATTTTTAGTAACATGTGGCCATAAGAACAAAACAGCTGAAGACCAATTTAAACCTTATATGGAAAATCATTCTagctaaaagaaataaatacatcCTGTATTAAAATCTGTAACCAGGAAACTCTGAAGGACACCATACATTTTATATCTTTAGCTTGTGGCCATGCTGTAAAAATAACTACTACTAATATTCAGCTGACtgggagaaaataaaagttaaaaccTGCTAAAAACTCAGAAATAATAGATATTTCAAATAGATGTTTCAAATCTTGCAGTCCTAAATAATtccttaaaaaagaaatcttcgTGCCACTTGTGAACTGTACCGCAATCCCCCCAGATTCATGGGTTTATGCAGCAAATTAACCATTAGCAGAAGAGGGAGTGGCCAAAGCCTATAGGGTGCCACAGAGAAAAAGGAACATTATCTGCTTGTGAGAGAAGCCACTTCTTCAGAGAAACCCTTGGATCAAGTCAGTATTTACTAAGTCACACTTAATTTTTTCACCATAAACCTATTCTTGCACAACATGGAAGAATATGGGTACAGCTCATCAAAATCCCTCATTCCACTTCAAGCAGCTGTTGTCCCTGCATAAATATTAATTTGActgcataaaaatatttcatatttaataCACATTTGTAAAACTAAGTTACCTTTCATTGAGCGTGGTCTGTGAGTGGAAAGCACAGCTGTGACTGCTGTGCTCCATGCTACAGGTTTCATCACAGCACAGTGAGGGAATCAAGTGAACTGGTCCTAaggaatgaaaattaattttaatagtGTTAAAACTATCAAACCTCTGTATAAACTTACTCTCTCATCTTTTTCAAACTTGAGTATTAGTTTTCCAGTTAGATTGTAATACATGGATTGAGAAATGTTTTTACAGCAAGAGATTTCTTgctgtaaaaacattttaaaaaatatttttattcctttaatattaaaatatttataaaagcCAAGTCCTTCCTCTAATAGTAACATAGAAGCCAGTCATGAGTacccattttttaaattaattttcttctcaatAGAATACACACAAGTGGAGGCATTCTGAGTAAAGCTATCAGGATGATATTTAAGCCTGTACTTTTGTGTTAAACTATGCATTtcttaaatattattattatttctgatTGTCTTATTATTTCTTCTTATTATTGTTTCTTAATGTCATAACTGCATTTGTTCTGATATGACTTCACAAAATGGCAATGATTTGAATTGTCCAGGTTGTTAATGTCCTTTAGCATTCATACACATTCTTAGATACTCTCTGGTAAATCCTTCACACTAATTTAAGTCTCAAAGCCATATGCAGTGCTATTTTTATCAGAAATAAATGAGATaaacattttgctttctttttcaagTGAAGTCACTGAAATGAATACAGGAAGAAACAAAGAACCCCAAATAGCTActtaaaaatcctttttgctTATTAAGAAATTAGCCTAGGACAAAGGTTAGTTTGACAGTGTTAGCTCTGCAGCTGAATTGTCACAACTCAAGTGTTAGATAAAATAAAGTCACCTTTCAGTAGACATAACATACCACATGTCTGTGATGCACTTCTTTGGCACTGGCAACATGTTCTGTGCTCATATTCACTTAGCCGCGGTCTATCAAAACACGATAACTCAGAGCCATTGTAGTGAATGTCTTGTGATCTCAGAGACCCTTTcaaaaaagtgaataaaaatcCATGTCAGTAAGTGTTACCTTTTTtcctgctcagagccctctATGTTTACAAAATGTGTAGTTGTCATGCTATAAAGTATGTCCATACATTTTCCAATTGAAAGACCCACAGTGACCATGTGGCTTCCAACAATGTAAACCACAGACTTTGCAACAAAGCCTGGAACAGCTGGTTCAACTACAGCCTCTTCTAGGAAGACATCTGCTCTCATTTTGATGACTTGAGAGTATATTTTATTCACTGTTACATTTTTGCAGTGTTTAATGATTCTCACTGATTCCCATCTGAAATTTTCCAGAGTCAGCTTTCGgccactgggattttgtttaTATTATCTTAAAGAACTTTATATTAACAGCAGACTACCTCTAATCTCTATAATTGTAGGCCAAGGCAAACAAGTTACTGCACTTCACTAAAGGAAGTCTGAATTCGTTGTGTCAGAATTTCTCAAAACTCATGTGTAAAGCAAATTCTAGGTTGGGAACAATTCTGACAATGCCTCTGTAAACCTCTGTAAATTTTTGCTtgtgctgagagcagcagtAACAATTCATCCTAGATAGTATTCTTCTTTGGCATCCAGGGTTCATTAGATGCTATAAACATGTTTTAATAAAAGTTTTataaaactttttctttttcacttttttctttgttaatttAAATTAAGAGTCAGAAAAATGTTTATTATAAACAAATTACATTGATGAGCTGTTAaggatttaaaagaaatttacaGATCTGTCTCAGGCATTTAATTCATCTTGAATATGCCCATAAAACCAAAACTGTTAAGGACAAATCTCTCATCTACACTGGCCACATTCATTATCTTGATGACCTAATCTGTGTTTCACAATAGTATTTGATGCACAGATCTTCCAAACTGGTATTTCCACATTGACATTGCAACTCTGTAATGTCCCATCTTGGATCAGGAATAGTCCAAATGTATCCGTGCAGCCTCTAGCAGAGTATGGCATGTGAGTGATGCAATTTGAATATTTTTGGGCATTTACACAGCATTTTCTCAGTAGCAGCTGAAACTTTCACACTGAGCTGGCAAACTTGGATGGAGTCCTGGGCTCTGCTACATTGACCATCTCAATACTAGACTTGCTTAAATGATGTAGATATTTAATTTCGTTACCTACAGAGGGATCTGAAAACTAATACCACTCTATAAATATTACCAAGAAACAGTAAAACTTGGAAACTCACAGCTTGGTTTCTTCTCCATGAACTGCCTCTTGCAATAGATAACACAAAGGATGAGAAGAGCCAGGAGCACTGTTGCAAGTGCACTGCAGATAACAGCTGCCAGAGCAGTGTCTCGAGGGCTGGAAGCAGTTGAAGGGATCTTCACAAGATTTACCTTGGTAGTACctgaaatataattaaataataattaagaGAAACTGCAGACATTTCCAGAATGTAGTCATGTAATTGAAAGTCTGGGAAACAGAAGAGGattgcacagaaaaaaagagaatgtttttcgaaaaaaagaaaatgtatttatatgtGCAACATTAAACAGACACAAGTGCAACATTAACATTGCACATATAGACAGATATGATCATCAGCACCTGCAGTATGAAAAGGAGTCTTAGAAAAGATATATTGCAAAATGTGCCATAATGAGCGGAGATGCACACAAACACATTCAGACTGTCCATGAGAATGGAATCACATCCtcacaatgaaaacaaagatATTTGTGTGTTTAATGCCACATGAATTTAATATGGAGAACATTTTCTAGGGCAGAGTTGAGAGAGTGATCCACTAGAGGGAGGCACAAATACATGAACTTCCCTTAATAAGAAAACTTTCTGGTCACTGAGACACCCACAGAAGTTCAAATGCTGTCAAAATTATCATCCTGCTTTGTCGCATATGTCATGACACCATGGTCATTTCCAAGATCAAACCCAAGATTTCAACTCTGCAAACTATTTTTCttcagtgatttaaaaaaaaatactagatAATACTTCTAGTCAACATTCAACAGATTAACTTAATACCCAAATTAGTGAAGACTTAAGCAATGTTTCCAGCTACAAATGTTTTCACATTTAGGtagaaagtgaaaaatatttttaaaagataaaaactTTAACTACAACTGTTGATACTGtcttaaataatatattttaaaattacattattttttaaaccatCTATGAATTTTGACAACCCATCTACTTCAATCTACTGTGAATTCTTCCTAAATTCaataagaaaaaaggaataaaacatAGAGTACTTCTATGACAGCAAAATTTTAAGAAACCACAAACCATATTTTACTGACtttcaaaaagaaattactgtGCCTATTTACCCCAGAAGATGTTTGGTTAAAACCTAAAGACTATAATATCCTAAGAAATGGTCCATGCAGTCATAAGTTTAAATTGTGAGATGTCTGCCAGAGTATATAAAAACCTCTAATCAAATTGTACATAAATACAAATGTTCAATATTATTACTGCAATTTCATGATGGCAGGAAAGAACTTCCTAGCTTAGTAGTGCAATCAGTGGAATTGTATTACTAAGGAATATTTTTCTGCAATAGTTATGGTATTTCCTCTACACACATCAAACACGGGCACTGAAGTGTCTGTGATACCATATTGCTTTGTTATATCCCGTATAGGGATTGACAGAACCTAGGCATTTTGAAACATCAACTTAATTTTAAGACTCTAGACTACTTAATGCCAAAGAAAACACTCTCTTCTATGAAATTAAGAATccagaaaattaaagaaacaaCCCACCAaatgaattaaataaaaacacttTTTGCATCTTACAGTGTCATGTATCATGTAGTTGCTAGTAAAGAGGGTAATATAAAATGGCAAGGAGATCAGATCATGGGTACATTATACAGAAGAAAGTTTAGTTGCTCATTTCCTGATTTCAGCATGAAGAGAAACAAGTATTATTGCATTTGCATTGTCTGcttgaatatttccatttaCCTTCAATTTGTACTACTATGTTCCACTGTCACATCAAAATCTGAAGAGCAAATTCATAGCAGATCTTTTTTACATGCTTTCAACTTGCCAAATTGCACAGAGTGGAGCAACTGGAGAAAGTACAACAGAAAGCCACAAAAATGACTGAGGAACTGAAGATTCTCTCTTACGATCAAAGTttgagagagctgggatggctcAAGCTCAAGAAGGCTCAGGGGAACCTCATCAGTTTGTATAAATTCTTGGAGGGAGCATGCAGAGAGGACAGAGCCACGCCCCCTTCTCAGTCAGAGCTAAGTTCTATGGCCTCTTTTCCAAATGTCCAATGGtacttttaaagaaatgcaaTAAATGTCATAATAATTTTGTCATAACTTAAATGGTCTTGGAAGGAACACCTCAGCCTTCCACAGAAAAATCTTTTCACTCAGTTTCTAGGGTTCTTGCAGCTGTAGTTTACAGTTTATAGTGTAAGCAGACAAAAACTTCTGCATGAAGTTCCAGGATATGTGGGAGAAGcagtaaatatatataaaatcctGTCTATATAGCAAGGTGTGCTGACTTTGGTGTGAAGATCAGACTGTGCTTTGGTATCAGGTTTTCAATTTTAGTTAACTGCCTGATCTAGTCTTTAGAAGGTTAAAGACAGACTAGACAAGTATTTAAAAACCAGACAATGAAAAAACTGATCTGAACATCTTCAAATAGTTTTCATATCAATACACCTATTTGTATGAATGTACATAAGAGCACTAAACAGTTCTTAGCAATTAGGCCTTCATAATTTGCAGAAAAAAGAATTGTGAACTTTGAagggcaaaaaagaaaaaagcacagGAGATGAAGCTTCTGTGTTTTTGTCTCTATTCATTTGCTTACAAAATACATCTATTTTCAAGTATGGTTTCATATTATGCATTCTaagaaattataaattatatatttcttTAACGTCCACCAGCAATATTCAAACTAAAAATACagtgatttcattttaaatagggatggcaaaactgaaaattttttTAGCCATCTAGCTATTTAAGAtttattttgttgattttttttcacttgagaAAGCAATTTTCTATTCCTGAGAATGTCTACCACTCATCTTCACCTTTAAAGAACTTTTGGAATAGCTACTCTGAGCAGTCCATTGTAGTCTAGCTCTAATTATAATGATAGTGATCTTCCCTGCAGAGACCAACATTTCAGAAGTGGATTGCTATTGTAGAAGTGGCCCGTTGGGCATTGCTGAACTCTGCTTTCAGTGTTACTCAGACATGTATGCATTTTCATAAACTCTTTCTTTTCACAGACTTAATGGTCCCACTTCAGTAAAGCAAGGAgttgcat includes:
- the TNFRSF19 gene encoding tumor necrosis factor receptor superfamily member 19, whose product is MDAKGLQRDDKLKVLVILLAYLLSKVICETGDCREQEFRDQTGNCILCKQCGPGMELSKECGFGYGEDAQCMTCRPNRFKEDWGFQKCKPCLDCALVNRFQKANCSATSNALCGDCLPGFYRKTKLGGFQDMECVPCGDPPPPYEPHCTTKVNLVKIPSTASSPRDTALAAVICSALATVLLALLILCVIYCKRQFMEKKPSWSLRSQDIHYNGSELSCFDRPRLSEYEHRTCCQCQRSASQTCGPVHLIPSLCCDETCSMEHSSHSCAFHSQTTLNERASDSVGEMIPAFLGSLSRSACGDIPDAWPLMQNSACCDIISICESYSELAGGSAESCSPETENAAAVEVDNNQEPSEVLISAKSLAGNVAKPFEISEHRTCTEVSSLQNSVTAEGQPKTKCNGTTNDSTD